Proteins encoded in a region of the Elizabethkingia bruuniana genome:
- a CDS encoding acyltransferase: protein MKTQTGRTYIPWVDLLRIVACFMVIISHSCDAFVGSFDNSFSFHTGVFWGSLVRACVPLFAMMSGILLFPVTTDLSTFYKKRIGRIVIPLVFWSVVLPLLFFLYLNYIKASTSAVIDLSNFTWQATLKKIGTSIFNFNYDTTPLWYLYMLIGVYLFIPIIGVWLNTASAKDIRLFLSFWVVSLIAPYIKMAAPLLGYTGNYDNAGIWGVCNWNEFGTFYYFSGFLGYIILAYYLVKYPLNWSWNKTLAVAIPLFIVGYGITFSGFLITQKYFPANYANLEIVWYFCNINVAMMTFAMFIVFQKINIKESKLLKNLSSATFGIFLCHFILVQAFTDVFLHLEFLPATVRILCIAIVSFLVSYGVTELLSSNKLTRRFVK, encoded by the coding sequence ATGAAAACTCAAACGGGGCGAACCTACATTCCCTGGGTAGACTTACTGCGCATTGTTGCGTGTTTTATGGTTATTATTTCACATAGCTGCGATGCCTTTGTCGGATCTTTTGATAACAGCTTTAGCTTTCATACCGGAGTTTTCTGGGGAAGTCTTGTACGGGCTTGTGTTCCGTTGTTTGCCATGATGTCCGGAATACTTTTGTTTCCGGTAACTACAGATCTTTCCACATTTTACAAAAAGAGAATAGGACGTATTGTAATTCCTCTGGTCTTTTGGTCTGTTGTACTGCCTTTGCTGTTTTTTCTGTATCTAAACTATATAAAGGCAAGTACCAGCGCAGTGATCGACCTTTCTAATTTTACATGGCAAGCTACATTGAAGAAGATTGGAACATCGATTTTTAATTTTAATTATGATACAACGCCGTTGTGGTATCTTTATATGTTGATAGGTGTTTATTTGTTCATTCCCATTATAGGAGTATGGCTGAATACTGCTTCTGCTAAGGATATTCGCCTCTTCTTGAGCTTCTGGGTTGTATCGCTTATAGCACCTTATATTAAAATGGCAGCTCCTCTGCTGGGCTATACGGGTAATTATGATAATGCAGGGATTTGGGGTGTATGCAATTGGAATGAGTTTGGAACTTTTTACTACTTTTCCGGGTTTTTAGGTTATATTATTTTAGCCTACTATCTGGTAAAATATCCGCTGAACTGGTCTTGGAATAAAACACTGGCTGTAGCGATACCTTTATTTATCGTAGGATACGGAATTACTTTCTCAGGGTTTCTTATTACCCAAAAGTATTTTCCGGCTAATTATGCCAATCTGGAAATTGTATGGTATTTCTGTAATATAAATGTTGCAATGATGACGTTTGCAATGTTTATTGTTTTCCAGAAAATCAATATTAAAGAATCTAAATTATTGAAGAATCTGTCATCGGCAACATTTGGTATTTTCCTGTGCCATTTTATCCTTGTACAAGCTTTTACAGACGTGTTTCTTCATCTGGAATTTCTCCCGGCAACTGTCAGAATTTTATGTATTGCTATTGTAAGCTTTTTAGTGAGCTATGGAGTAACAGAATTGCTAAGCTCTAATAAATTAACGAGACGCTTTGTGAAGTAG
- a CDS encoding DUF4091 domain-containing protein, with amino-acid sequence MTFQLIMNEIRLYALFCLSALAGFSNRIPAQQIEWNKGQTFTEASMKTKGYEETWKGITPGLHSSFVSIDKRYSKDQAPVIIKNNTISLKGWKGERLSAQVLLWTTDPVSDIKMQISDFTAKSGKKIGSIGYARFERYIVTDEFGPGCGWRKPEDFSSSLSPDMLDDLTSFSIEKKEVRPVWITINIPKNAAKGAYNAKVLITSPTTKQQELNISLDVIDMLLPEPAKWTFHLDQWQHPSAVARVNKVPVWSDEHFKALKPQMQMLANLGQKVITTTLNKDPWHVQTFDPYEDMIIWTKEKDGSWSYDYTVFDKWVSFMMDLGIKKMINCYSIVPWNNEIHYKDAATGKFVDVVAKPATDEFTKIWEPFLKDFVKHQKKKGWLKITNIALDERDKNEMGAAFALIKKVAPELGVSYADNQQTFKRYPDSKDVSTAVQHPLSPQDLKDRNSRGLNTTFYVYCGNNFPNQFTFSDPAESTYMGWYAMAAGYNGALRWAFNSWVENPLVDSRFRTWPAGDTYIAYPQARSSIRYERLLEGIQDYEKVSIVKKLLQEKKETEKLKALDNAISKLSNDKRHDGWNQDLNTAKELLNNISESMTK; translated from the coding sequence ATGACATTTCAATTAATTATGAATGAGATAAGATTGTATGCACTTTTTTGTCTGAGTGCTCTTGCAGGATTTTCCAATAGGATACCTGCCCAACAGATAGAATGGAACAAAGGCCAGACCTTTACAGAAGCTTCTATGAAAACAAAAGGATATGAAGAAACGTGGAAAGGCATAACTCCCGGTTTACACAGTTCTTTTGTGAGTATTGATAAACGTTACAGTAAAGACCAGGCCCCTGTCATTATAAAGAACAATACCATTTCCTTAAAAGGATGGAAGGGTGAACGTCTGTCTGCTCAGGTATTACTATGGACAACAGATCCTGTATCGGATATTAAAATGCAGATATCCGACTTCACTGCTAAAAGTGGAAAAAAAATAGGATCCATAGGTTATGCCAGATTTGAACGCTACATAGTAACAGATGAATTCGGTCCCGGATGCGGATGGCGAAAGCCTGAAGATTTTAGTTCTTCATTGTCTCCGGATATGCTGGACGACCTCACCTCGTTCAGTATAGAAAAAAAAGAGGTAAGACCTGTATGGATCACGATAAATATTCCGAAAAATGCCGCAAAAGGGGCTTACAATGCTAAAGTGTTAATCACCTCTCCTACAACAAAACAACAAGAACTCAACATATCTCTGGATGTTATTGACATGCTTCTTCCGGAACCTGCAAAATGGACATTCCATCTCGACCAATGGCAGCATCCTTCGGCAGTAGCTCGTGTAAATAAAGTACCTGTCTGGAGTGATGAACACTTCAAGGCGCTAAAACCACAAATGCAAATGCTGGCAAATCTGGGACAGAAAGTGATTACCACTACCCTGAATAAAGATCCATGGCATGTACAGACCTTTGATCCATACGAGGATATGATTATCTGGACCAAGGAAAAGGACGGAAGCTGGTCTTATGATTATACAGTATTCGATAAATGGGTATCTTTTATGATGGATCTGGGGATAAAAAAAATGATCAACTGTTACTCTATTGTTCCTTGGAATAACGAAATCCATTATAAAGATGCTGCAACGGGCAAATTTGTTGATGTTGTTGCCAAACCGGCTACCGATGAATTCACAAAGATATGGGAGCCTTTTCTGAAAGACTTTGTAAAACATCAAAAGAAAAAAGGGTGGCTGAAGATTACCAATATAGCATTGGATGAAAGAGATAAAAATGAAATGGGTGCAGCCTTTGCCCTTATCAAAAAAGTAGCTCCGGAACTGGGTGTTTCTTATGCAGACAACCAGCAGACCTTTAAGCGTTATCCGGACAGTAAGGATGTAAGCACAGCAGTACAACATCCATTATCTCCTCAGGACTTAAAAGACCGAAATTCCAGAGGGCTTAATACAACCTTTTATGTTTATTGCGGAAACAACTTCCCTAACCAGTTTACTTTCTCGGATCCGGCAGAATCTACTTATATGGGCTGGTATGCAATGGCTGCAGGATATAATGGTGCATTGCGTTGGGCATTTAATTCCTGGGTGGAAAATCCTTTGGTGGATTCCAGATTCAGAACCTGGCCAGCCGGAGACACATATATTGCTTATCCACAGGCAAGAAGTTCCATTCGCTATGAACGATTATTAGAAGGTATACAGGATTATGAAAAAGTATCGATTGTAAAAAAGCTCCTGCAAGAAAAGAAAGAAACTGAAAAATTAAAAGCACTGGACAATGCCATCAGTAAGCTTAGCAACGATAAACGTCATGATGGTTGGAATCAGGATCTGAATACCGCTAAAGAACTTCTGAACAACATCTCTGAATCAATGACTAAATAG
- a CDS encoding MFS transporter codes for MQTLLVKPPQARNAIRFIFFVCGLGLASWAPMVPYVKMKLGIDDGILGLLMLLIGGGALFIMPFSAILLNKFGTRKVIFFSGISLAAVLPVLLIANSVPAIVIALFCFGMCMGGIEVSANAHSILVQKLYDKPILSGLHGIFSVGGLTGSLVPGLLMKAGLEAIYVMIFISILILIIMLLMHKKLYARTDEAKINNFHNHGATAKNQSKWSGWINPNVLFLGALCFCAYLAEGSMLDWSAVFLHDEKKAPLEIAGIGYASFSISMAFMRLFGDKLIVHLNHNTVVIAGSLLAVAGLVIAVISPSYPGALVGFTILGLGASNIVPVLFSHAGDLKGISSSASIPVMSTMGHSGQLLGPALLGGVAEYYGISASLLLVAFLMLLLCISYYIKQKKVQ; via the coding sequence ATGCAAACTCTATTAGTCAAACCTCCCCAAGCAAGAAATGCCATAAGGTTTATTTTCTTTGTCTGTGGTCTTGGACTTGCCAGCTGGGCACCAATGGTTCCCTATGTCAAAATGAAGCTTGGAATCGATGACGGTATTCTGGGACTCTTAATGCTTCTTATCGGAGGCGGAGCACTCTTTATTATGCCCTTCTCAGCGATTCTCTTGAATAAATTCGGGACACGGAAAGTTATTTTTTTTTCCGGAATCTCTCTTGCTGCTGTCTTACCCGTTTTATTAATTGCCAATTCAGTTCCGGCTATAGTTATAGCACTCTTTTGCTTTGGCATGTGTATGGGAGGAATTGAAGTATCAGCAAATGCACATTCTATCCTCGTACAAAAGTTATATGATAAGCCTATTCTTTCCGGATTACACGGAATCTTCAGTGTTGGTGGATTAACCGGATCACTAGTTCCCGGATTACTGATGAAAGCTGGATTAGAAGCTATTTATGTAATGATATTTATATCCATACTTATTCTGATAATTATGCTTTTAATGCATAAAAAACTCTATGCGCGGACAGATGAAGCAAAAATTAATAATTTTCACAACCATGGAGCGACAGCTAAAAATCAGTCAAAATGGTCCGGATGGATTAATCCGAATGTTTTATTTCTTGGAGCACTTTGTTTTTGTGCCTATCTTGCTGAAGGTTCAATGTTGGACTGGAGCGCTGTTTTTCTTCATGATGAAAAGAAAGCTCCCCTGGAAATAGCAGGGATAGGCTACGCATCCTTTTCTATATCTATGGCTTTTATGAGACTTTTTGGAGACAAACTAATCGTACATCTGAATCACAATACTGTTGTTATTGCAGGCAGCCTCCTTGCTGTTGCAGGATTAGTTATTGCAGTTATTTCCCCCTCATATCCGGGAGCTTTAGTCGGATTTACAATATTAGGTCTTGGTGCTTCTAATATCGTTCCGGTACTATTTAGCCATGCCGGAGACCTGAAGGGAATAAGCAGTTCCGCCAGCATTCCTGTAATGTCTACTATGGGACATTCCGGACAATTATTAGGCCCTGCGTTATTAGGAGGAGTTGCTGAATACTATGGAATCTCTGCATCCCTGTTATTAGTTGCTTTCCTTATGCTGCTTCTTTGTATATCCTATTATATTAAACAGAAAAAAGTACAGTAA
- a CDS encoding 5' nucleotidase, NT5C type → MKRKTISIDMDGVLADIKEHYLSHYFEETGIRINNEDIIGMDEIDCVPDKTAVRRYLNKPDFFRTIPVAKDAQDVVKDLQAHYDIFVVSAAMEFPRSLFEKKEWLAEHFPFISWKNIVFCGNKEIINTDFLIDDHAKNLISFSGKSLLFDTFHNVNENRFERLKDWKDVYRFFIG, encoded by the coding sequence ATGAAAAGAAAGACTATTTCCATAGATATGGATGGTGTATTGGCTGATATTAAAGAACATTATCTGTCTCATTATTTTGAAGAAACCGGTATTCGTATAAATAATGAAGATATTATAGGAATGGATGAAATAGATTGTGTACCGGATAAAACTGCTGTACGTCGTTATTTGAATAAGCCGGATTTTTTCAGAACAATTCCTGTAGCTAAAGATGCTCAGGATGTGGTTAAGGATTTACAGGCTCATTATGATATTTTTGTAGTTTCTGCAGCAATGGAATTTCCCCGTAGTCTTTTTGAAAAGAAAGAATGGCTGGCTGAACACTTTCCGTTTATTTCCTGGAAGAATATAGTTTTCTGTGGGAATAAAGAAATCATCAATACAGATTTTCTTATTGATGATCATGCTAAAAACCTGATTAGTTTTTCAGGGAAGAGTCTTCTGTTTGATACATTTCATAACGTTAACGAGAATAGATTTGAAAGGCTGAAAGACTGGAAAGACGTATATCGTTTTTTTATTGGTTAA
- a CDS encoding DeoR/GlpR family DNA-binding transcription regulator, translating into MLKYDRLQTILDITNREGSVSFQELCKKLAVSEDTIRRDIKELDTRDLLRAVRGGAHSIVQKKHHYRDREKEGLEEKRIIAEKALSLIRNDQVLFFDGGTSVLELTKILPKDLKVTIITNSFPVASIIEDHPSVELIFLGGRLYKSAFTTFGNATLESITGFKADLYFFGVCSVTTENLYGAYLEDAEVKKAMIKQSKRIIGLCTADKLDTESNFIIDKTSKLDIIITEKDNTSAQVSKYIAQGIEMI; encoded by the coding sequence ATGCTAAAGTATGATCGTTTACAAACCATTTTAGATATAACAAACAGAGAAGGTTCCGTTTCGTTTCAGGAGTTATGCAAAAAACTTGCGGTATCGGAAGATACTATCCGAAGAGATATAAAAGAACTGGATACAAGAGATCTGCTTAGAGCAGTAAGAGGTGGTGCCCATAGTATTGTTCAGAAAAAACACCACTATCGCGACCGGGAAAAAGAAGGTTTGGAAGAAAAAAGGATTATCGCAGAAAAGGCTTTATCCTTAATTAGAAATGATCAGGTTTTATTTTTTGACGGAGGTACCTCTGTTTTGGAATTGACCAAGATTTTGCCGAAAGATCTTAAAGTTACCATTATTACCAATAGTTTTCCTGTAGCAAGCATTATAGAAGATCATCCTTCTGTAGAATTAATCTTTTTAGGAGGCAGGCTTTACAAATCTGCATTTACTACTTTCGGAAATGCCACTTTAGAAAGCATTACAGGCTTTAAAGCAGATTTATACTTCTTTGGAGTATGCTCTGTTACCACCGAAAATTTATACGGAGCCTATCTAGAAGACGCGGAAGTAAAGAAGGCAATGATAAAGCAGAGTAAAAGAATAATCGGATTATGTACAGCTGATAAACTTGACACTGAATCTAATTTTATAATTGATAAAACAAGTAAACTTGATATAATCATTACTGAAAAAGACAATACCAGCGCTCAGGTAAGCAAATATATCGCTCAGGGTATAGAAATGATTTAA
- a CDS encoding Y-family DNA polymerase yields MFALVDCNNFFVSCERALDSDLIDKPVVVLSNNDGCIISRSEEAKALGIPMGAPTFKYEKFFQENNVIALSAKFELYNFRSQNVMAIIKKYAPETEVYSIDEAFLNLSGFRYINIIEHSIKLKQDVLDTEGIPVSVGIAPTKTLSKIANRIAKKNPEKFNGLFILEKPEDIEKALRWLNIEDVWGIGRRLGARMKDAGIYKAYDLLSKPEQWIRKEMGINGVRLVNELKGIPQLEIPNTSSKKSIAVTRSFMEMIKTKEELQERICSFAFSAGEKLRKQKSCCKVLTVFVGTNRYRKDLPEYKNVVSYHFPNPVSSSIDLAKTAAKLLDEIFIEGYHYKRAGVWINDFVPENERLISLFEEDHFDRHKNIMEAMDKLNRRYGKDKIRLGNLDFKSNYGRKKLSANYEDFLKNNTLPEADYRFQ; encoded by the coding sequence ATGTTTGCTCTGGTCGACTGCAACAATTTTTTTGTAAGCTGCGAACGGGCGCTGGATAGCGACCTGATCGACAAACCCGTTGTAGTACTTTCCAACAACGATGGGTGTATTATATCCAGAAGTGAAGAAGCTAAAGCTTTAGGAATACCTATGGGCGCTCCTACTTTCAAATATGAAAAGTTTTTTCAGGAAAATAATGTTATAGCCCTTTCTGCAAAGTTCGAACTGTACAATTTCAGAAGCCAGAATGTAATGGCCATCATTAAAAAATATGCCCCGGAAACAGAAGTTTATAGTATAGACGAGGCTTTTCTTAATCTTTCAGGATTCAGATACATTAATATTATTGAACACAGCATAAAGCTAAAACAAGATGTACTGGATACAGAAGGCATTCCTGTAAGTGTTGGCATTGCACCTACCAAAACCTTATCAAAGATTGCCAACAGAATTGCAAAGAAAAATCCCGAAAAGTTTAATGGACTTTTTATTCTGGAAAAACCCGAAGACATAGAAAAAGCACTTCGGTGGCTGAACATAGAAGATGTTTGGGGAATTGGGCGCAGACTGGGTGCCCGCATGAAAGATGCAGGTATCTATAAAGCTTATGACTTACTGAGCAAACCAGAACAATGGATCCGGAAAGAAATGGGTATAAACGGAGTCCGCTTAGTGAATGAACTAAAGGGTATCCCTCAATTAGAAATCCCAAACACTTCCTCTAAAAAGTCTATAGCTGTAACCCGCAGCTTTATGGAAATGATTAAAACTAAGGAAGAACTACAGGAGCGCATCTGTTCTTTTGCGTTTTCTGCCGGAGAGAAGCTACGTAAACAAAAGAGTTGCTGCAAAGTACTTACTGTATTTGTAGGTACCAATCGTTACCGTAAAGACTTACCGGAATACAAAAATGTGGTTTCATATCACTTCCCGAATCCCGTAAGCTCTTCAATAGATCTTGCTAAAACCGCTGCAAAGCTTCTGGACGAAATATTTATTGAAGGTTATCATTATAAAAGAGCGGGTGTCTGGATTAACGATTTTGTTCCGGAAAATGAAAGGCTTATCAGTCTTTTCGAAGAAGATCATTTCGACAGACATAAAAACATTATGGAAGCAATGGACAAGCTTAACCGTCGCTATGGAAAAGATAAGATACGTCTTGGCAATCTGGACTTCAAAAGTAATTATGGCAGAAAGAAACTTTCCGCCAACTATGAAGATTTCTTAAAAAACAACACGCTCCCTGAAGCCGATTACAGATTCCAATAA
- a CDS encoding glutamine synthetase III has translation MSTLRFKALAELPFRNYRQDNFVEVPGKLSELFCSNVFSEYTMREYLTKEAFSSIMDAIKKGSQIQRHIADQVAVAMKDWAMSKGVTHYTHWFQPLTGSTAEKHDSFFTPIEGDRAIERFNGGMLIQQEPDASSFPNGGIRNTFEARGYTAWDPTSPAFIMGTTLCIPSIFISYTGETLDYKTPLLRALNAVDEAATDVCKAYFDKNVTKVMPTLGWEQEYFLVDSALYISRPDLVLTGKTLLGHSPAKGQQLDDHYFGSIPTRVMNFMKELEIECMKLGIPVTTRHNEVAPNQFELAPMFEEVNVAVDHNSLLMDVMARVAHKHHFHILFHEKPFDGVNGSGKHNNWSLATDTGENLLSPGKNPKKNLQFLTFFVNTLKAVHDYADLLRASIASASNDHRLGANEAPPAIISAFIGSQLFSVLEELEKVTDGKLSPEEKTELKLNVVGKIPEILLDNTDRNRTSPFAFTGNKFEIRAVGSSANCAEPMTVMNAIAAKQLKVFKAEVDALIEKGLKKDEAIFNVLREYIKQLKNILFEGDGYSDDWAKEAKKRGLNNLKTTPEALKQEMDKKFADLYEELGIFSHREFEARNEIKFEKYSTVIDIEARVLADIARNHIIPAALNYQNRLIENVKGLKEIFGDKEFQTLAKEQISLITQISTNVSNIKIGVDNLLTEKEKAKNTKDSHKQAEAYCNKVKPLFDTIREASDALEMMVDDELWPLTKYRELLFTR, from the coding sequence ATGTCAACATTAAGATTTAAAGCCTTAGCAGAACTTCCTTTCAGAAATTACAGACAAGACAATTTCGTAGAAGTTCCCGGAAAACTTTCAGAATTATTCTGTTCTAATGTATTCTCTGAATACACTATGAGAGAATACCTTACTAAAGAAGCATTCAGTTCTATTATGGATGCTATTAAAAAAGGATCACAAATACAGCGCCATATCGCAGATCAGGTAGCTGTTGCAATGAAAGACTGGGCTATGTCTAAGGGGGTTACCCACTACACTCACTGGTTTCAACCATTAACAGGTTCCACAGCTGAAAAGCACGATTCTTTCTTCACTCCGATTGAAGGAGACAGAGCTATCGAGCGTTTCAACGGCGGAATGCTGATCCAACAGGAGCCGGATGCTTCTTCTTTCCCTAATGGTGGAATCAGAAATACTTTTGAAGCAAGAGGATATACTGCATGGGATCCTACATCTCCTGCATTTATTATGGGAACCACTCTTTGTATTCCTTCTATCTTTATCTCTTATACCGGAGAAACACTGGATTACAAGACGCCTTTATTAAGAGCCCTGAATGCTGTTGACGAAGCTGCTACAGATGTTTGTAAAGCTTACTTTGATAAAAACGTAACGAAAGTTATGCCTACTTTAGGCTGGGAACAGGAATACTTCCTTGTAGATTCAGCTTTATATATTTCCCGCCCGGACCTTGTACTAACAGGAAAAACTCTTTTAGGACATTCTCCGGCAAAAGGACAACAATTGGATGATCACTATTTCGGCTCTATTCCTACAAGAGTAATGAACTTCATGAAAGAGTTGGAAATAGAATGTATGAAACTGGGAATCCCTGTAACTACCCGTCACAACGAAGTTGCTCCAAACCAGTTTGAGCTTGCTCCAATGTTTGAGGAAGTAAACGTAGCGGTAGACCACAACTCCTTATTAATGGATGTTATGGCAAGAGTTGCACACAAGCACCACTTCCATATCTTATTCCATGAAAAGCCATTCGATGGTGTAAACGGAAGCGGAAAGCACAACAACTGGAGCCTTGCAACAGATACAGGAGAGAACTTATTAAGTCCTGGTAAAAATCCTAAGAAAAACTTACAGTTCTTAACATTCTTTGTAAACACTCTGAAAGCTGTACATGATTATGCAGACTTACTGAGAGCGAGTATTGCTTCTGCAAGCAACGATCACAGACTAGGTGCAAACGAAGCTCCACCTGCTATTATCTCTGCATTTATCGGAAGTCAGCTATTCTCTGTTCTTGAAGAATTAGAAAAAGTAACTGACGGAAAATTATCTCCGGAAGAGAAAACAGAATTGAAATTAAACGTTGTTGGAAAAATCCCTGAAATCCTTCTGGATAATACCGACAGAAACAGAACTTCACCATTTGCTTTCACCGGAAACAAATTTGAAATCCGTGCTGTAGGATCTTCTGCAAACTGTGCAGAACCGATGACTGTAATGAATGCAATTGCGGCTAAACAACTAAAAGTATTCAAGGCAGAAGTTGATGCTCTGATTGAAAAAGGTCTGAAAAAAGACGAAGCTATTTTCAACGTTCTTAGAGAATACATCAAGCAATTGAAAAACATCCTTTTTGAAGGTGACGGTTATTCCGATGACTGGGCTAAAGAAGCTAAAAAGAGAGGCCTGAACAACTTAAAGACTACTCCTGAAGCTCTTAAACAGGAAATGGATAAGAAGTTTGCTGATCTTTATGAAGAGCTAGGCATCTTCTCTCACAGAGAATTTGAAGCCAGAAACGAAATTAAATTCGAGAAATACTCTACAGTTATTGATATTGAAGCAAGAGTATTAGCTGATATTGCAAGAAACCACATTATTCCTGCTGCACTTAACTATCAGAACAGATTAATTGAGAACGTTAAAGGCTTGAAGGAAATCTTTGGAGACAAAGAATTCCAGACTTTGGCAAAAGAGCAAATCAGTCTTATTACTCAGATTTCTACAAATGTTTCTAACATCAAAATTGGTGTTGACAACCTATTAACAGAAAAAGAGAAAGCTAAAAATACAAAAGACAGCCACAAACAAGCAGAAGCTTACTGTAACAAAGTAAAACCTTTATTTGACACTATCAGAGAAGCTTCTGATGCATTGGAAATGATGGTTGATGACGAGCTTTGGCCGTTGACTAAATACAGAGAACTTTTGTTCACACGTTAA
- the glgP gene encoding alpha-glucan family phosphorylase — MKKNMDFRNFTIPFEINPEYKKRVAYFSMEFAVDQPLKIYSGGLGFLAGSHMRSAYTLKQDLVGIGILWKYGYYDQARNQNQTLNVAWTEKSYNFLQDTGIKFQIDIHSAPVWVKVWYLAPETFGTAPIFLLSTDIPENDYISQTITHRLYDANQATKVAQYILLGKGGAKLLDEMNLGRDIYHLNEAHGLPAAFYLLQKYKDLNEVKKKLVFTTHTPEEAGNEKHDFHLCYNMSYFSGISEEEVRRVSGTDGEVFNHSLCALRMAHIANGVSKLHGEVSREMWGKYSGICDIKSITNAQDYNFWADEKLYAAKDNADAAGFDERKKIMKYRGFKIVSDQTGNIFNPDVFTMVWARRFAGYKRADLLLEDQERFRRLMENEKYPIQIIWAGKPYPLDYPAISTFNRLVEESKKYKNMAVLTGYEIYLSKSLKRMSDVWLNNPRVPREASGTSGMTAAMNGSVNFSTDDGWVPEFAKPGQNSFVVPKADYNNMSTYDQDMYDLNKLYDLLENEILPTYYDRPDEWRTLTQQGMEDVRYAFASDRMADEYYREMYN, encoded by the coding sequence ATGAAAAAAAATATGGATTTTAGAAACTTTACTATTCCTTTTGAAATTAACCCCGAGTATAAAAAGCGTGTCGCTTACTTCTCCATGGAGTTCGCAGTCGATCAACCCCTGAAAATCTACAGCGGTGGACTAGGTTTTTTAGCCGGATCACATATGAGAAGTGCATATACATTGAAGCAAGATTTGGTGGGTATTGGTATTCTTTGGAAATACGGATATTATGATCAGGCAAGAAATCAGAATCAGACGCTTAATGTAGCCTGGACAGAGAAGAGTTATAACTTTCTTCAGGATACCGGTATAAAATTCCAGATAGATATTCATAGTGCTCCGGTTTGGGTGAAAGTATGGTATCTGGCGCCGGAAACTTTCGGTACAGCTCCTATTTTCCTTTTGTCTACGGATATTCCGGAAAATGATTATATATCACAAACGATTACACACAGACTTTATGATGCCAATCAGGCAACTAAAGTCGCTCAGTATATTTTATTAGGAAAGGGTGGGGCTAAGCTTCTGGATGAAATGAATCTTGGCCGGGATATCTATCACTTGAATGAAGCGCATGGATTGCCGGCGGCTTTCTATCTGTTGCAGAAGTATAAAGATCTGAATGAGGTAAAGAAAAAGCTGGTGTTTACGACTCATACACCTGAAGAAGCCGGAAACGAGAAACACGATTTCCATTTGTGTTATAATATGTCTTATTTTTCCGGTATCAGCGAAGAGGAAGTACGTAGGGTGTCCGGAACCGATGGTGAAGTATTCAATCATTCTTTGTGTGCCTTAAGAATGGCGCATATTGCAAATGGGGTTTCCAAGCTCCATGGTGAGGTTTCCCGTGAGATGTGGGGTAAATATTCCGGTATTTGCGATATTAAATCGATTACCAATGCTCAGGATTATAATTTCTGGGCAGACGAAAAGCTTTATGCTGCCAAAGACAATGCAGATGCTGCAGGATTTGATGAACGTAAAAAAATAATGAAGTACAGAGGTTTCAAGATAGTATCCGATCAGACCGGAAATATATTCAATCCTGATGTTTTTACGATGGTCTGGGCCAGACGATTTGCAGGCTACAAAAGAGCAGATTTGCTGTTGGAAGATCAGGAGCGTTTTCGCAGACTGATGGAAAACGAAAAATATCCGATCCAGATTATCTGGGCAGGAAAGCCTTATCCATTGGATTATCCGGCAATTTCGACTTTCAATCGCTTGGTAGAAGAAAGCAAGAAATATAAAAATATGGCTGTGCTGACGGGATATGAAATCTACCTGAGTAAGTCTCTGAAAAGAATGTCCGATGTATGGCTGAATAACCCGCGTGTACCCCGTGAAGCTTCTGGTACCAGTGGCATGACAGCAGCAATGAACGGATCGGTAAACTTTTCTACAGATGATGGTTGGGTTCCCGAGTTTGCAAAACCCGGACAAAATTCATTTGTAGTACCTAAAGCAGATTATAACAATATGAGCACTTATGATCAGGATATGTATGATCTGAATAAGCTTTATGATTTGTTGGAGAATGAAATTCTGCCGACTTATTATGATCGTCCGGATGAATGGCGTACATTAACACAGCAAGGGATGGAGGATGTGCGTTATGCTTTTGCAAGCGATCGAATGGCGGACGAATATTACAGGGAAATGTATAATTAA